The DNA region TACTTATGCTGGggacagaggccgatatgatgtGACGTCATAGTTTATCTGAACTCAATACTTTCGATGTGGATCATAAATTTATACGTAACATTTGTTAAACCTAATAAATAGTAGgtcataattttaaaaatttaatGAATTCAATATTAAAATTTTTTAACATTAGAAATGCGACAAGTATTTCTCATAAAAAAGTTCCCCTTATTTGTTAAACCGGAAAACTGCTTCCTGCATAGAGAACATCATTGGGAAAAGAGAGCCTTGGGTTTACTATGGCACCCTTGTTTGACAGCATTTTGATTAGTAGATTATCAAAAGCAGAGAAATAAAGAATCGATTTGAATGGACCAGAGAGTACTTTTGTGGGCTAACATGTATTGGTTACACTCATAAACACTAACAATATGGGAATACAGTATAGAGAACTTTAGTAAAAAGTTTAATCATATCCGATATTTATATTAAATCAAGCAATTTAACTATTttctccattcacttttacttgtctagtattcttaaaataaattttcacttctACTTATCACTTTTAGTATGTCAagacaagacaattttttttttcccattttacctatagtattaattactcacatcaaatcattttccaaatcCAATAAatatatgcaccaattaatattgGTAGAttgataaattatgcacttcatttattattttttaagatgTGTGCAAAATtaaaaatggacaagtaaaagtgaaaaagtgaacggagagagtaGTAAATATAAAGTGTATGCAAGACAcagtcttctattttttttttatttatttaatgtaAATGTCCGATACGAATAATTTTTTATCGAGAACTTTTACAGTAATCTTAGTATAGTTAAAACGATATCGTAGGCAACTtaattgccttattttcgaagtTGTTAATACTACTCCCtctggtccaaaataattgaagTTTTACCTCTAAAAGTTGGATCAAAATAGTTGATGTTTTTACAAAATCAAGGAAGTGTTTAGTTCTCTTTTTCAAATTTGTCCTTGACACATTTTCATATCCCCATAATAATTATGCcaatcaaaaaagaaaagaaaatcattATTAAGGGTATCTTAGTAAAAACTTCTCCTAATTTTTAGGAATTATTGAATTCCTTAATTCATGTGTCCAAActtaaaacctcaattattttggaccggagGGAGTACTTTTTAGACATGGTACCTATAACTATCTTTTAGTTGGCCTgcaatataattttaaaaaattgatttCTGTGTATAGAAGTTGAAATCATATTCATAAAAATATCAACATTAACAACATGCATATATAGCTGATCAAAGAAGCTTGTCCACAATAAAAAGTTTGCTTCCTGTGTCAAAATTACAACAGCAAACTTGCATATCATATAGTATAAGACCAGTCAAGGCAAGCCTCTAATTAcattaagctttttttttttatttttatgaacaAGAAACTGAAGACTCATCATAAATAGATAATCCATGCTGTAGCATCTCTTGTATGCCCCTTTAGTAAGCTTCATCTTCTTCCTATACAAGAAAATAGATTTGTGTAAATTATACTGATAAAATTAGAAGTGAGATTGCTAAACTTATCTTTGTGGCTGTGCATGTGTCTACAACTAATTAAGTGTATTAATTTATGTTTAGTACAAAATCTTgattactctctccgtctcaaattatttgtcgtgattactaaaaatagttgtctcgaattatttgttgttttagaagttcaaggcaCCATTAATTGTTTTTTTCCCCATTTTATCCTTTGTAGAATTTTATCATTAATGAAGACAATATTGTAGAATTTTATCATTAATGGAGACAATACaaaaatagagtaaacatttaatgaaAAGAGATtaaacttagacataaataaggataAAGTTAGTCAAATAACTCTCCTAATTAAtatatttcttaaggggcgtctaaaacaaaaaaaaaaaacgacaaataatttgagacgcaGGGAGTAACATTTAAGTCTAGTTTCTACAACCAAGACTCTAATTATACTTTTACTAATCAAACATTAATTATGAGATAAAAAAGCATATTCATAATTACTTGCTTATTCAATTAACTCACCTTATTTGGAGACATGAAGTGAACAGATTTCCTTTTGGCCTTTCCATGATCAGGAGATTTATAATGCTGCTGTGATTCTCCATATTTCTTGATTATTTTTTCTCGAACATATGTCTCATATATAAAAGTAGCTCCTCTAAATTGGGGCAAAACTAACCATGCAACAGCAATCAACTTCACATCATACCATATTGGGATCCTAATTAACAAACAGGAAAAAACAAAAATTAAGTAAATTAAGTATTCTTTTAAATAGTATTTtcccaaaaataaagaaaattagaGGAGATTAATTACTTACCAGTCAAGGATGGGTTGAAATATCATCTCTACAAGTGTAAGAAAAGAATATAGAATCCAATAGGCAAGCCATTGCTCATCATCCAACTTAGAAGTGCTCTCTATAGTTACAATTGATGCATACCTACACAATATTGTTGGATTAACAAATTCTAGATTCATCACAAGATCATGAATGTGTTACTAGATTCTGTTTAAAGCAGAAAATAAAAAAAGTAGTTAGAATGAAACGAAAAATAATTCCGAGCCGCACTGTGTATCTTTAAGGAATTTAATTTCCGGACTCCGCGCATagtgggagcttagtgcaccgctCTTTTGAAGGGGAGCCTTGACGTAACTGATAAAGTTGTTGCTATAGGTCACAGGTTTCGAGccatggaaacagcctcttgcaggaATGCAGGGTAagttgcgtacaatagacccttgtggtttGACCCTTTCTCGGACCCCGCACATATATAGCAGGAACTTAGTGCATCAGGCTACTCTTTTACTGTTGCCCAATGTGTTATGATTAATTCTCCTTAGGATAGAACAAAAAAATTTTGTTCTGCAACAGTGATACTTCAAATAGACTAAGCAGATTCCGCTGGACACTTACTTTTATTTTGAAGACAATGCAGAAATGAGAAAGGAAAGTTTGCTGATTTTTGATGGTTAAAACTGAGGCCAAAACCTCTGAATCTATAGCCAAAGGCTGGGTGAAACGAAGAGGTGTGAAGGCGACTTTTTTGGAACAACATTTCCGAATCAGTGTCCATCTCCAAACCAGTTTTCTGGAAATGACCGTTCAAATCTGGCGTGAAATATTAAaggaaaaaagattttttttatattttatgtcAATCAATAAGATCATTTGACCGAAGTTAAAGCCGAGAGTACTCCTCTTCtctccaaatttccaacaaataTTAGAAGCAAATTAAATTCAAAACTTCTATCAACCTAAAGTAATGGATGATTTTAGAAAAATATTACTACTCATACTCACAGAGGATAGAGCAACATGGTCACTGGCCTGCAATTTTAGTGCAAAATTCAACTTGTCACTTTTCTAAGAATTATGAAAAATAGAACTACAAAACTAGGAATAAAAAGATTATAATATTACCCAGCCACAGCATGAAGATAAGTGATCAAAGTCCAAAAACTACCCATGATTTCTTTTCCAAAATTATAAATTTTTAGATGAAAAGAAGAATATAATTTGTTCTTTGGATGAGAAAATATTGGCAGCATACTTTAATttataggaaaaagaaaaaaaacacttGTCGGGTCAAAGATGGACAAATACGTATCAGGTTCTTGCTTTGACGTAGCGTTCTAGGTTTAGCACATGACagattaattaacttaaatatTTTTAGCATTCATCAACAAGATCCAAAGTAATTTATCATTACatttaatatttaattaataTTAAGATGATGAAAAGAGTAATCTTGGAGTTTATAAAGAGTAACACCTCACGTAGAAATTGCGTGGAAAGTTTTCCTTATAATCCTGGTGTTCCGTTCAGCTTGCGCAATTAATTATACGAGATATCTCAATCTCATACGAAGATAGGTACCAAGTAATGCTATCTATGAAACGAAAGTTACTTGACATATACTTAACAATTTTCTAGATCTATCTCTTTCTTTCCAAAAAAGAAGTTGATTGTCCCAAATGTTTCATACAGAACACAAACTATTCAGATAGCTTCATTTTATAATGCTGCTAATAATTTCTTTTGAGTAATAGATCATCAATATGCAATACTAAGAAAACAAATCCTACTAATTATTTTTCAGACacaatttcttttcacatttagtATTGTTTAtcccggatttggataatcaattaaaattataggtgaggtataggatatatgGTTATATCTTGATCTTATTTGGTAGAAAAGAAATATGTGACTATGCTACAAGGAGAAATTGATGACCAGTGGTTTGCTCTAGACTCGAGTATCTACTAGCAAATAAGTGTTATTTGATTTAGAAAACGCAAGAGATAAAGCACAGCAAATATGGACCGAAATCTGATATGAGAGAGATTCTTATATATAGTttgctattacaaagtgttcttgatatgAAAAAGTCAACCCCCTAAAAGGAGGACCAtgccctctatttatagtgttgccccatgggcttcatacaacataaaaaataatagaataaagaaaaagttctgagttggattaggtagaccgtaTGGTCTGATAcctgtacgattggcagttgaacacagcagaacgtcatcgacgcgtggcagctgcgcaacggatctcccggaccaccggccacgaccaaacgggcatacggcctcgaacaacccGTCATGGatgaaccggaccaaatgacgaCCTTCCTTTGCTCCGGTCCAGCCGTTTTCCCGGTTCAGAATGGGAGCCTTTATGCACGTTCTTGTCCCTTTCTCCCCTCGGCTTCGGTcccaccggtttaacatatacccggtttttaccgtatacagatagtccccacactttctggATCGTAGATTTGTCGGAGTGACCGGGAGTGGATGAATCACTAAACCGGTGACTCTCTTTGTCCGTCGTTATCGCTTcgtttttggcgggaacagttgcgccaCGTGTCCCGTCCCGGATGGTCTGCTCTGACAACCACTGCACGCACGTcatttcaagtcattcctcattaattatggggaaTCGTAACCGTCAcagtcccatgcctatataaggctctttcATCTCTTCATTTGAACATTTTACCTCTTCGATTAACCTTTCTGCTTCAAGTTTTCTGCCTCTTACACATTCTATATCTCTACTCATAATCATCTAAAAAACTCAGTTCTTTTGTTGATCTGCTTCTTGTACTACGTGAAAAGAATCGACACCGCCACCTTCTCCACTCGTCATTCTCGCCTGTTGCTGCTTCCTCCTGTTGCTTTTGCCATTTTTGAACTTTTTTGACTGTTTCCTTTGCTCTTTCACCTTTTTTTTCGAATCCATTCAACCTTTTCTTTTCATATttccaaatgtctgaaaccacttcccatgacatTCCTTCGGTTTCGTCTCCGGGAACCGAGGCTACTTCCCCTTCTAAGGCAAAGGGCTCATTCGAGCCTACAGCCTCGGGcattataccggccaaaaccaatttcaacaaagacttagaggtcgaaaaaccttcctcGGTGTCCGACAGAGGGTATGATGTGAGAcgatacccctcctccattacTGAGGATAAACTTGATTTGGTCCGGTCTGACTGTGGATGGGGCAATCGTCCGGTCTGAGTTTTTGCCCCCGGCCCGAtgagtcagtcaccgaccatcgggagggctaCTTATATgtctatacttaccctttcaccctcAAACTCAACCCTCCGATTGATCCGGTCATcctggacatgtgccggacctatgatGTGACGTTGGCACAGATTGgcccgatcgtttggagggtcgtggcatgcctccggttgctggccaacaatgccgggaaggagctcacgctggcccacctgatacgcttatactccccgaggtttttccggggtggcgtaatgaaactcgccaagcgtagccggaatccatttttctcgaaaatggacgagGACAGAGaaaggggctggttggagcgatatgtccgagTGAGGACTGAGGACATCATTCCGGCCAATTACATgcctgtcacaccccttttttacccggaggttaaagtataagtacgacatattggtgattcctgtttttgtttgttgtttttaaggagtcgccacctaattatttatggtgaattaggacacctaaagttcattaaatttatatttaaagttaactctgtttgaggtctgcgaaacttaagattctaggtaagggttcaattagtctaaagggaaggtattaggcaccctttaagacccattaacaatggttaaccgaccggacttatgattaattaggataagggtaaatatagtattataaatgtttgggaaatAACTTATAAACATAGCTATAGTTTTAAAGTAAAAGGTAATAATGTTATTagaaataagatatgtaaaaatAATAAGTTGTATAAAAGAAGAGCTTAGTTTTGAACTGAAAAGGTGCGGGATATGTAGTGTTTTACAACATAATTGAAAATAAACCTGGAAGGCCTTAACTAATTTTTGTGTTAAGAGTGCATGAAGTCttccttctcttttttttaatCATGTTTATTAACTATAGCTAAAATGTATGCGTTTGATTTAAATCCGAAGGATTGTTTATAAAATGTATTCGAGTTCATATTTGTATATCAGTAATACCTTAAGATTCTCAATATAGTAGGAGTATAATTAAAGATACGTGTTCATGGATTTACGCTCTTAAAGATCAATTGTTGTgatatagataaatattataaatactatagataatttaatatatatataaaggagaaAATGTCGTTATAGAATTAAATATTAGTTCTTCCTAcccatttactaaaatcaaacccACTAATGTTGCTAACTTCACTATGGTTCATCTGATCTAGTAAGACAAAAtgaatgttagtcatacaaatcaacaaaatacacaacaataaaattaaGAAAGAGATTAAAAGAGTAAATGGGGTTGGCCCATTTATTAGGGCCCAACTGCTGGAGCTGTTCACGTTATTGGGGCTTAGGCCCAGATTTTATTTCCCCTGTTGGCTGCGGATTGACTGATGTTATGGGCTGATTCGAGAggttatgttgggcttttagctcAATGCCAagtgcggaagaagacgagtccgagagactcgtatgcgatagtcatgcataaaaacgaaagaaaagaatTAGTACGTGACCAATAGATAAAGTTTAAAGATATGAAATGTAGATCTAAAATAGACCAATGGATTATGTAtgctatgtatatttgagtatattcaGTGTATATACATTCATAAGATCTTAGTCCCTTTTAGATTAGTGCATTTTTCTTTGATCGAATCCTCTCACCCGATTAGTATCGGCTAATGGCGGGTCATATAACAACATTCCAAATTTAAACACATAGCGCAATTTGGACTTAGAACTTAATTATTCAATGAGAATGTGGCATAACCAAACTAAAAATCTCCAGAATCCATGCAACATTAAACATTCGAAATTTCAATCAAAGTTAACTGAACAGAAATCCGACCAAGACAGAAATGAATTATCAATCCCTTAAGTTAGTCTGTCTTGCAATTGGTACAGCAAATGAATTCTACCAAAAGTAAAGGAAGACACAAGCTTGAACCTAGCATATAGACACTTTAGGAAGAGCATCTTAACTGGAAAGAATAAGAGTGAACCACCACCAAATGCAACATTTAATTAACAAGTGAGGAGAATTCTTCCTACTGTCATGTCAAAGAAATGAACTGAAGAAAAAGGAGGCTGAGTTATTTCATGTTTAATATTGTTAGAAATCAATTCTTCCAAGGAGTTTAGACAGGCACAAAAAATGGAATATGGATCGAACCTTTCAGACTAAAAAAAACTTTTGGCATTAGAAAATCTTAAGATTAGTTGAATTAAGGATAAGgacttaaaataaaataagattcAGAGGAAACACATGTTAACGTTCTGTCAAATAACAGATACTACAACAAACTTCTCAttcaaaattgaagaaaaggccAATTACTTCTTTAGTTCCTAGGCAAAAAACAGAAAAGCAAAATCTATGAACCATGATTAAAGTGACATCAACGTTGCAGATTTTAAAAAAGATAGGCAGGGGAAAGGGAAAGGAACAACAACCAGAGGCAATGATATACGCATGATGTGTAAATGGTCAAATTTTCTCAAGTTCCACACATAGGTACAGTCAAATCCCAAAGGGAATTGAAGCAATCAAATCCTCTTGTTCCGGACAGCAAACAAAAGGAACACTGGATCAAATACCATAAATTGTAGGACAGCGCTAATCTAAAACAGGGAAagaggaagagaaaaaaaaaaatcatgcatgATATGGCTAAGTTTCAAATAGGGATGAGGAGTGTTCTGACTCTTCTAGCATATAAGCATGATAATATCCTTTGTTAATTCACTTTAATTCCATCGTTTGGACAAACAAAGGATAGATGAATATGGAAACAAATCCAACTCTGATCTAGCACAAAAGTTTGAAAGATATAGAATTTTAAAGCTTTTAAGGATATGCCAGCCAACGGCAGAAATTCATGCATAATGAACAGGTAGCAGGACAGTCATCTTGATCTGAATTTAATACAAACCGTCtaaaaggaaaaagggaaaatcATGTTCACCAATAGCAAATCCAAACAACATATATGTTTCCTAGAGATTTTGGGGTAAGCTGAACACAAGCATATGCATTTGGACTCAATGGAAATAAATTCCTTCTTGACTGAAAGAGGACCTTACACTTTTAAGCACAAGCCAACATGTAGAGATCTTTCATCCGAATTTATAAAAATGTATTTGTTATTAAATCGCATCTATACAGAGGCTATGGATCAGAATAAATTTCCAGAGCGCGAAATACAGAAGGTCTTTACATGTTACTACCTGATTTAGTCATATACACAATATACGTGGGATATACACACCACGATATGTATATcggatgtatatcgaatgtataccttTTCTTATCTTGATAaaccactgtatatcctatgtatattcggcttTTAAATAAGTTCTAATTTCCTGTAAATTCAATCTAATCATCCAAACTACAACAGACATCCTTCGAATTCCATCCTTTAGCGgttaatatcctatcctaacagctcccaaacatcaaaccaacaatacaacaacaaagaaAACACATAATTGCTAAAGATGGCAGAATAAATTAAATTTTTAAccaaagcagaaattaaagacgATAAGCAATAAATGTGTCGAAGTTGACcttttttgtgcgcaatgaactgaggcgtcgaagtcgtcgaatctacact from Lycium barbarum isolate Lr01 chromosome 10, ASM1917538v2, whole genome shotgun sequence includes:
- the LOC132614643 gene encoding HVA22-like protein e, which encodes MGSFWTLITYLHAVAGPVTMLLYPLYASIVTIESTSKLDDEQWLAYWILYSFLTLVEMIFQPILDWIPIWYDVKLIAVAWLVLPQFRGATFIYETYVREKIIKKYGESQQHYKSPDHGKAKRKSVHFMSPNKEEDEAY